The Oscillatoria acuminata PCC 6304 genomic interval ATTGGGAATTGTCATCAATTTTCAACCGACTGGGAGAAAGAGGGGCGATCGCCAGGGCATGAATCTGGTACTGTTTTAGGACAAGCAAGCCGGTGAGGGTGCTGGGGTCTCAATCCCTCAGACAACAACCCAAAGCCAAACCATCTCAGAGAACGAAATAATCAGGAGAACTATGGCGACATTAACAGGACGAGATCTACTCAGCGTTGCCGATCTCAGCGTTGAAGAACTGCATCAACTGCTGGATCTCGCGACGCAGATGAAAGCCGGAACCCTCACCCCCCGATGTGAAAAAGTGCTGGGGTTGCTGTTTTCCAAAGCCTCAACCCGGACTCGGGTCAGCTTTACCGTAGCCATGTACCAACTGGGGGGCCAAGTGATTGACTTAAATCCCAATGTCACCCAGGTAAGTCGGGGGGAACCCTTACCCGACACTGCCCGCGTATTAGACCGATATTTGGATGTTGTCGCAATTCGGACCTTTGATCAGGCGGACCTAGAAACCTTTGCTAACTATGCCGAAATGCCGGTGATTAATGCCTTGAGCGATCGCGAACATCCCTGTCAAGCCTTAGCCGATATCATGACTGTGGGTGAATGTTTTGGACAACTCGAAGATGTCACCCTCACCTATCTCGGCGATGGCAATAATGTCGCCCATTCCCTCCTCCTGGCAGGGGCAATGGTGGGCATGAATATCCGCATCGCCACTCCAGCACAATTTGAACCTGACCCGGCGATCGTCGAACAAGCCAAAAAAATCGCCCAAGGCAAAAGTGAAGTCTTAATCACCGATGACCCCATTCAGGCGGTGAAAGGGGCACAAGTGCTCTATACCGACGTTTGGGCGAGTATGGGACAAGAGGAAGAAGCTAGAACCCGGATTCCCCTATTTCAGCCATATCAGGTGAATGAAGATTTATTTAATCATGCCGATGGAAGTGCTATTATTTTGCACTGCTTACCGGCTCATCGCGGTGAAGAAATTACCGATGGGGCGATCGAAGGGGCGGCATCCCGAGTTTGGGACCAAGCCGAAAATCGAATGCACGCCCAAAAAGCGCTGCTGGCAAGCGTACTCGGGGCAATTTAGGGGGAAAAAGCCGACACCCATGCATGGTGCGGCTATACGGACAGAGCCTCTCCTGTGCGGGCTAAGAGAATGCCGGATTGATTCGGGTATGGAATGCGATCGCCCTTTCGGATTGGGAATATGCGGCGCGTTAAGATTGGCGATTAGGTTTTGATAAGTAAATAATGACACTGATTGACTGGTTAATTGTCTTGTTTTATCTGGTTGCCACAATGGGAGTGGGATTATATCTCTCTCGCAAAGGCTCCAAGAATCTGGCAGAATTCTTTGTATCCGGGCGATCGCTGCCTTGGTGGTTAGCGGGGACCAGTATGGCTGCCACCACCTTCTCCATTGATACCCCTCTCTACATTACCGGCGTCGTCGGCAACCGAGGGATTGCCGGAAACTGGGAATGGTGGACCTTTGGTATCTCCCACATCATCATGGTGTACATCTTTGCCCGGATGTGGCGGCGATCGGAAGTCATCACCGATGCAGAACTCACGGAAGTCCGCTATGGCGGCAATATGGCAGCGGTTTTGCGGGGGGTCAAAGCCTTTATCTTTGCCATTCCCATGAACTGCATCGGTATCGGCTATGCCATGCTGGCAATGGTGAAAGTCGTCGATGCCTTGGGAATTTGGCAAAATCTGGGCATTGATGCTGGAGAAAATACCCTCAAACTTCTCAGCGTGATTGGTGTCAGCATCTTCGTATTAATCTACGCCGGATTAGCCGGATTGTGGGGCGTCGTTGCCACAGACTTTTTCCAATTTTTCCTCGCCTTATTTGGGGCGATTCTGGTGGCATTTTTTGCCGTGGGTAGTGTCGGTGGGATTCAGGAACTGGTCCGGCAAGTCCCTCTCGCCTCTGACAAAGATATTTTATCCCTGTTACCCCTAACCTTTGGTGGAGAAGGCAACGCCTTTATTCAATTCAGCCAAACCGCTGGGATTACCGCCAGTACCTTTCTGGCTTATATTGCGATTCAATGGTGGTCCTGGCGACGGAGTGATGGCGGTGGGGAATTTGTGCAACGCTTTGCTGCGGCGAAAAACGAAACCGAGGCAGAAAAAGCGGCATGGTTGTTTAATATCATGCACTATGTGATTCGGACTTGGCCTTGGATTATCGTGGCATTAGCGGCCCTCGTGCTGTATCCCGATTTACAGGATAAAGAACTGGGTTATCCGAAACTGATGCTAGACTTCCTGCCACCGGCGATGCTGGGATTGGTTGTGGCATCGTTGATTGCAGCGTTTATGAGTACGGTGTCTACCTCGATTAACTGGGGGGCTTCGTTTATCACCAATGACCTGTATTTGCGTTTTATCAAACCCTCAGCGACTCAAACGGAATTAGTATTCATTGGGCGGTTATCGTCCGTATTGGTAACCGCAATTGGCGCGATCGCCGCCTTTGTTGCTTCTGACGTTGCCACCGTGTTTCGTCTCGTGATTGCGATCGGCACCGGCTCAGGTTTAGTCTTAATCTTACGCTGGTTCTGGTGGCGCGTGAATGCTGCTGCCGAACTCACTGCCATTCTCGGCAGTTTTATCATTGGTTCTGTCACCAGTTTGGTCCCAGCGTTAACGATCGCTGACTTCGGGTTACGCCTGATGTTCATTACTGCCAGCGTTACGATCTTGTGGGTGATTGCCTTATTTGTAACCAAACCGGAAACGGAAGCAACCCTGAATGAATTTTATCGCCGGGTTCGTCCCGGGGGACCTGGTTGGACAAAGCAACGCGCCAGTACCGGATTAGAACCCGCCCAGAATTTGAGTCTGGATTTGCAGCGAGTAGCAGCAGGGATTTTACTGCTGTTTGGGTTTTTGTTAACGACTGGAGGGTTCTTACTCTTACAACCAGTGATAGGGTGGATTTCCCTCATTGTCGGAGTTGGTGGATGGATGTGGTTACGGCAACTGAATAAGTCTAATGCCTTACGGATGCCTCGACCCGGAAGCGATCGCGATTAGTAGTCCCCAACAAAGGGTGAGGATTCCTACCCCACCCTTTGTCTGGCAATCCTCCAGCAAATCGTGAGATAATAATCAAAGTCACCCTTGAGTCAAAAAGGGTGCAGTCTGCTCAACCCTAATGCTTGCCGTTACACCGTCCTACCTTTTACCCCCATGATGTCAATCATCCGATCGCAAATTCTGCCCTTCTTCATTTTCCTAGTCTTTTTAGTTGCATTAGTCGCCGTGAGTGCACGGATTTTCTTACCTGCCGATATGATGGCCCCTGCACCGATAGAAGAACAAGTGCAACCTGCCGATCGCCTCTCCAGCGTCCCCTCTCCTAAAGTTGCCGAACTGCCTCCCTCTCTGTCTCATTTGATTAAAGGATTGCCCGAAGATCGGCTATTTTTCAATCAAGAGAGTTAAGGGAAATTGCATAGCAAACCGGCAACTCTGGAACTGATTCCGGGATATCGTCTGCGGGTGGGTTCATCCCGCGATCGCTACTTATTGGTAAAGTTCTTGAAGTTAACCTATCAGGAACTTTACCCCGACTATGACTTTGACCATTTAGCCAAAACTGTTGACCAATATTTTGCCGAGGAAACGCCATTATGGTGGGTGGAATATCCGGATAATTCTGAACCCGTGGGTTGTTTATGGTTAGGAAATGCCGTGGATCAAGTTAAAGGCGATCGGCACGCTCATATTTTTGTCCTCTATGTCGCACCAGAACACCGTCGCCGAGGACTGGGTTCAGCCTTAATGGAATATGCTGAAAATTGGGCCCGAGAAAGAGGCGATCGGCAGATGGGTTTACAAGTCTTTCTCAATAATCCCCCCGCCTTAAATCTCTATCAAAAATTAGGCTATCAAAGTCATTCCGTTTGGATGCTTAAATCATTATAACTAATCGCTGTACCCAAGATGATCCTCGTGACTTGGCTCTGCCGAGTCACGCACGAGGGGAGGCTCTGCCTCCTAATTTCCAAACAGGCTGTAGGCGGCAGAGCCGCAAAATGCCCGTGTCACGGCAGAGCCATGACACGAGAGATATGGGGGGGGTTTTAACGGATTTATTAGGCGGCAGAGCCGCAAAATGCCCGTGTCACGGCAGAGCCATGACACGAGAGATATGGGGGGGGTTTTCTATTTTCCTAATCGATTTAATCCGATTTCTACATACTCATATTCCCGCTCAATACTAATAGATTTTCGCTCTAATCGCTGAGAAACGGCTGCGGTGGTAAAGGTTCCAGCAAATAAATCTAATACCACATCTCCCGGATTGCTACTAGCTTTGATAATTCGTTCGAGTAGTGCTTCCGGCTTTTGCGTGGGGTGTTTTCGATATTCCGGCATTTTATATCTCACTCTGGGAATATACCAAACATTTCCTGGGATTTTGGTGGTACAATAAGGAGCCGGTTCGCTTTTTCGATAATCAATCAGTTTGCGGACTGCACCCGTTTTCGCTTCAACTCGAATTTCATCGGCATTAAATGTATAATGTTGAGGATTTTTGACCGCAAATAGAATCGGTTCATACAATGAACCAAAGTATTTTTTCGCCTGCATTCCCGAACTGTCATAATGCCAAACAATTCGAGATAAAATCGTTAATCTTTTTTGCAGATAAATATCCAGATGAGGCATATATTGTGTAGCAGACATCAAATATAATGCCCCGGTGGTTGTGAGTTTACGAAAACATGATTCCAACCACTGATAGCACCAGTCTAAATAAGCATCATCACCTTTCCATTGTTCTTTTTTGCCATTAAAAATTTTGCCGATATTATAGGGAGGGTCGGCAAAAATTAAATTAATGCTGTTATCTTCAATCCCGGCTTCTAAAGCATCGATAACATCTCCCCAAATCACTTGATGTCCGGGGATTTCAAATACTTTCATTCAAGTTTCATTCCATGATTTGAAGCATAGAGAAATGGCACTGTATTGTCCTCCCTACTTATTCTAATTTTCTATACCATGCCAGCAATCCCTGGCGATGCACTTCTTGCCAGGGGATATCCTGCGATCGCGCAATAGTAGCACAATCTTCATACTCTGGTTGTACATTGGTAATGGTTCCTTGACTATCCGTGGCAACCTTGACCCGCACTTCCCCAAATGGGGTGGAAACGGTGTGGAGTTCCCGATGCAAAATCGATCGCTGTTGGGTCGAAATCCGAATCCCCAAGGTAGGCGTTTCCCGAAATATTACCGCTTCACAGGTTTTTTGTTGTTCCGGATGACAAATCACTGTCAGCAAGATGCCGGTTCGGGATTTTTTCATAGATATTCCCTCCGTAAAGGCATCCAAAGCACCTGCGGCAAATAATCGCTCTAAGGTATAGGCGATCGCCTGGGGATTGGCATCATCAATCTGAGTTTCTAGGACTGTAATGCTTTCCGTCACCGTAGAGTCTGGCAGATTGTCCGTTAACTCTCCCACCCATAGGCGCAGGATATTGGGAATCGGCAAATCCCGGGAACCGGCACCTAATCCGATTTGCTCAATCCTCATCGGTGGCGGATTGCCAAAGGCAGTGGCGAGGGTAACAGCGATCGCCGCACCAGTTGGGGTAACTAATTCTTTCTCAATCCCATTACTATAAACCGGCACCTGCCGCGATTGAAATAACGAGAGGACCGCAGGCACCGGCACCGGCAATCTCCCATGTGCTGCCCATACTGTACCCCCTCCCGTAGGCAAGGGTGAACAGTACAATTGCTCAATTCCTAACCAATCTAATCCCAAGCAAGTCCCAACAATATCCACGATCGCATCCGTTGCACCCACTTCATGAAAATGCACCTGTTCCGGCGCAATCCCATGAACCGCCCCTTCGGCAACCGCTAAAGTCCGAAAGACTTGCAAACTCCAGGTTTCAGCCCGTTTCGGTAACTGCGCCCCTTGAATCAGTGCCTCAATTTCCGGTAAGTGGCGAGTCGGGTGATGACTGTGATGATGTTTGTGTTCATGCTCATGATGATGCTCATGCTCATGGGGGTGATGATGATGCTCATGCTCATGATGATGGTGGCGATCGCCCGGATCTCGATTAGACTGAGCAACAGTCTCAACCCGATCAACATGAATTTTCATCGCCTGCTGGGTGTTGCGGTGCACCCATTCTTGCCTGAGTTGGTATTCCGGACCAATACCGAGGCAGTCGAGTTGCTCCCTGAGATAATCAAACGGAACCCCAGCGCTCACCAATGCGCCGAGGAACATATCACCAGCAATGCCGGTGGGACATTGAAGATAGGCAATTTTTTTCATCAATCCGCACAATAAATAGTCCAGAGCCTAGATTGTTCGCGAAATTGTCCTTTGTCATTGGTCACTGGTCCCTTGACAAAGGACAAACGACAAATGACTAATGACTAATTGATGGGCAATCCAGTCCAAGTTAATTTTCACATTTCAATTGACCGATTATGGCAACTCTATACGAAATTCATCCGGAAACCCCCCAAGTTCGCAAAATTGAAGAAGTGGTGGATGCACTGAAAAAAGGTGCAGTCATGCTCTACCCCACAGATACGGTGTATGCGATCGGCTGTGATATTACCGTGAAAGGTGCGATCGAACGAGTTAGGCAAATCAAGCGACTCTCGAATGATAAGCCGTTAACCTTTCTATGTCCCTCATTATCCAATATTGCGGCCTACGCCACCGTCACCGATTCAGCCTATCGGATTATTAAGCGGCTAATTCCGGGACCCTACACCTTTTTGCTTCCGGCAACAAAGTTGGTGCCGAAGCTGGTGATGGACCCCAAACGGAAAACCACGGGGATTCGGGTTCCAGACAATCAGGTGTGCTTAGATTTACTCGAAGCACTGGGAAATCCGATTATTTCGACTTCGGCGCATCTCCCGAGTGATTTTGATCACAATGGTTTCATCGGTAAGGCGGAGTTATTTGACCAAGTGGAAAAGCTGGTGGATGTGATTATTGATACTGGAG includes:
- the argF gene encoding ornithine carbamoyltransferase, with the translated sequence MATLTGRDLLSVADLSVEELHQLLDLATQMKAGTLTPRCEKVLGLLFSKASTRTRVSFTVAMYQLGGQVIDLNPNVTQVSRGEPLPDTARVLDRYLDVVAIRTFDQADLETFANYAEMPVINALSDREHPCQALADIMTVGECFGQLEDVTLTYLGDGNNVAHSLLLAGAMVGMNIRIATPAQFEPDPAIVEQAKKIAQGKSEVLITDDPIQAVKGAQVLYTDVWASMGQEEEARTRIPLFQPYQVNEDLFNHADGSAIILHCLPAHRGEEITDGAIEGAASRVWDQAENRMHAQKALLASVLGAI
- a CDS encoding sodium:solute symporter family protein, which produces MTLIDWLIVLFYLVATMGVGLYLSRKGSKNLAEFFVSGRSLPWWLAGTSMAATTFSIDTPLYITGVVGNRGIAGNWEWWTFGISHIIMVYIFARMWRRSEVITDAELTEVRYGGNMAAVLRGVKAFIFAIPMNCIGIGYAMLAMVKVVDALGIWQNLGIDAGENTLKLLSVIGVSIFVLIYAGLAGLWGVVATDFFQFFLALFGAILVAFFAVGSVGGIQELVRQVPLASDKDILSLLPLTFGGEGNAFIQFSQTAGITASTFLAYIAIQWWSWRRSDGGGEFVQRFAAAKNETEAEKAAWLFNIMHYVIRTWPWIIVALAALVLYPDLQDKELGYPKLMLDFLPPAMLGLVVASLIAAFMSTVSTSINWGASFITNDLYLRFIKPSATQTELVFIGRLSSVLVTAIGAIAAFVASDVATVFRLVIAIGTGSGLVLILRWFWWRVNAAAELTAILGSFIIGSVTSLVPALTIADFGLRLMFITASVTILWVIALFVTKPETEATLNEFYRRVRPGGPGWTKQRASTGLEPAQNLSLDLQRVAAGILLLFGFLLTTGGFLLLQPVIGWISLIVGVGGWMWLRQLNKSNALRMPRPGSDRD
- a CDS encoding GNAT family N-acetyltransferase → MHSKPATLELIPGYRLRVGSSRDRYLLVKFLKLTYQELYPDYDFDHLAKTVDQYFAEETPLWWVEYPDNSEPVGCLWLGNAVDQVKGDRHAHIFVLYVAPEHRRRGLGSALMEYAENWARERGDRQMGLQVFLNNPPALNLYQKLGYQSHSVWMLKSL
- the yhdJ gene encoding adenine-specific DNA-methyltransferase; translated protein: MKVFEIPGHQVIWGDVIDALEAGIEDNSINLIFADPPYNIGKIFNGKKEQWKGDDAYLDWCYQWLESCFRKLTTTGALYLMSATQYMPHLDIYLQKRLTILSRIVWHYDSSGMQAKKYFGSLYEPILFAVKNPQHYTFNADEIRVEAKTGAVRKLIDYRKSEPAPYCTTKIPGNVWYIPRVRYKMPEYRKHPTQKPEALLERIIKASSNPGDVVLDLFAGTFTTAAVSQRLERKSISIEREYEYVEIGLNRLGK
- the larC gene encoding nickel pincer cofactor biosynthesis protein LarC codes for the protein MKKIAYLQCPTGIAGDMFLGALVSAGVPFDYLREQLDCLGIGPEYQLRQEWVHRNTQQAMKIHVDRVETVAQSNRDPGDRHHHHEHEHHHHPHEHEHHHEHEHKHHHSHHPTRHLPEIEALIQGAQLPKRAETWSLQVFRTLAVAEGAVHGIAPEQVHFHEVGATDAIVDIVGTCLGLDWLGIEQLYCSPLPTGGGTVWAAHGRLPVPVPAVLSLFQSRQVPVYSNGIEKELVTPTGAAIAVTLATAFGNPPPMRIEQIGLGAGSRDLPIPNILRLWVGELTDNLPDSTVTESITVLETQIDDANPQAIAYTLERLFAAGALDAFTEGISMKKSRTGILLTVICHPEQQKTCEAVIFRETPTLGIRISTQQRSILHRELHTVSTPFGEVRVKVATDSQGTITNVQPEYEDCATIARSQDIPWQEVHRQGLLAWYRKLE
- a CDS encoding L-threonylcarbamoyladenylate synthase translates to MATLYEIHPETPQVRKIEEVVDALKKGAVMLYPTDTVYAIGCDITVKGAIERVRQIKRLSNDKPLTFLCPSLSNIAAYATVTDSAYRIIKRLIPGPYTFLLPATKLVPKLVMDPKRKTTGIRVPDNQVCLDLLEALGNPIISTSAHLPSDFDHNGFIGKAELFDQVEKLVDVIIDTGEDPGYQVSTILDLTDNEPAIVRAGLGAELVANVI